The region GAGAATAATACGATGTATATAGGTACTGAAGAATTCGGAATTTTAAAAACCACTGCAACTGAATTAAACACCTATCAAGAAATTCACCCCGAAGGTCCTTTAGAAAATAGTGTGTTCTCAATAGCCGTAAAAAATAATAATCTTTGGGTTGTTTACGGAGGATATAATGCCACATACACACCTGCTCAAAATAGAAAAGGATTCAGTCATTTTAACGGTGAAAATTGGATAAACACAAAATTTGATCCTAATTTTCCGATAATCGATTTGAATCATATTTCTATTGATCCGAATGCCGAAAATAAAGTTTATATAAGCTCTATGGGAGATACCCGAGATATCAATAGTGTTGCCACTGGAGGTTTATTAGTAGTGGAAAATGACGAAATAAGTGTTTTTTATAATCACTTAAATAGTGGTTTAACAGATTTAGAACCTACGATACCGAATAGAGTTACAGTAAGGATAACAGGGACTACATTTGATAACGAAGGCAATTTATGGGTTGCGAATATTAGTAGAACGGAGGAGCTCAAAAAATTATCGCCCACAGGGCAATGGAGTAGTTTTGATATTAGTTCGTTACAAACCATATTTGCTTTTGGTTTAAGTGACGTGGCAATTGACAATAATAATACCGTTTGGATAGGAACAAGAAGAAATGGCGTGTATGCATACAACGAACGTGGCAATAGAAAAAGAGCACTCATAGCAACCCCAAATTTAGGAAATTTGCCAGATACAGACGTACTTACAATAGCAGTAGATAGTGGCAATAGTGTTTGGTTAGGCACAAGAAGTGGCATGGTAGTATTTAGAAACGCTGGGGCAGTTTTCGATGCAAATGTTTTAAATGCACGACCTGTAATTATAGAAGAAAACGGAGTGGGAGAGCGTTTGTTGGGAGATCAACGCGTAAATTCTATTGTGGTAGACGGCGCAGATAATAAGTGGTTTGGCACAGATAATGGAGGTGTTTTGTATACAAATCCTTCAGGACAAGTAACCTTAGGAAATTTTAGCAAACAAAACTCTCCTTTGCCATCTAATAGAATTTTAAAAATAAGGGTAGATAATGATAACGGGAAAGTATATTTTGCCACAGACAAAGGTATCGTTGCTTATAATAGTAATGTTTCTCCTTTTGGAGACGTTTTAGCCGATGTATATGCTTACCCAAATCCTGCGTTAAAAAACCATCAAACCATTACGATAGATGGTAGAAACGGAACCAATTTACCAAAAGGAACCAATGTGAAAATTTTGGATGTTGCTGGTAATTTGGTGTACGAAACGAACGTTATTGAAGGGCAAGAAGTTCAAGGAGGAAAGGTGGTTTGGAACAAAAAAAACTTGGCAGGAAACAACGTTGCTTCTGGTATTTATATCGTTTTATTATCAAATGAAGACGGATCAGAAACGGCTACTACAAAAATTGCAATTGTAAATTAATGGCCATCGTAAACACTAAAGCAATTGTATTGAGCGCCATAAAATATGGAGATACGAGCTTAATTGTTAAATGCTACACCGAAGAAGAAGGCGTAAAAACCTATTTGATTCGAGGTGTTTTAAAACCCAAAAAGAAAGGAATCAAAGTTGCCTATTTTCAGCCATTAACGCAATTAAAGATGGTAGCAAATCACAATTCTAAAAATACGTTAAACGCTATAAAAGAAGTCCAAGTTCATCATCCTTATAAAACGATTCATTCGGATATTGTAAAACAATCTATGGTGCTTTTTTTATCGGAAGTTTTATCAAGTTCCATTCAAGAAGAAGAGCAAAATAAAACACTGTATGCCTATTTAGAAACGGCTTTTATATGGTTAGATACGCATGATAAAATTGTGAATTTCCACCTGCTGTTTTTACTCAATTTAACTGGTTTTTTAGGCTTTTATCCAGATTTGTCAGAAAAAGATAAAATAGGTTTTAATCTTTTAGAAGGTAATTTTTCCGATAGCACACAAGATAAAAATGTAATTTATCGAAATGATTTTTATCAATTTAAAAAGCTATTGGGCATCAATTTTAATCGTTTAGAAACAGTTACTTATAGCAAAGATGAAAGGCAACTAGTCTTACAAGTAATCATTAAGTACTATGCGTTGCATTTAGACAGTTTTAGAAATCCAAAATCTTTACAAATTTTAGAAACTGTTTTTAGTTGATGATAAAGGGCAAGGATTTAGCGAATAGTACTTCTTCTGAGAAGAATTTATGAAAGAGTATACCTATTTCTTCTTTTTTCCTTCTTCTGTAAAAGTATCATTTAAAGCGCGTTCTGTTTTTATAATACTCACAATAATAGACAGCATTACCAAAACCATCGGTTCCCAAGATAATTCTTTGGCAGAAAAACTTGCCAAAAGTAATCCGCCTAAAAAAGAAAACCCGCTATACATTAAAAAAGTTTGATTAAAGGTACTGTTGGCAAAATCCCATATTTGTTGATTTAACATGGCTTTGTAAGTTCTATAGCCATATAAACGGTTAATTTTTTTTGGTGGAAACTTCCAAAATAGTAAGCTAATTAAAAATAGCACACCATTGGTGGTTAGTACGTAGGTCATAGAATTCATACTTATTATTTTTTAAAATTTACTTATTTTTCATCGGTCTCATTAATCCTTCTTGTGCAAAAGATGCCACGAGTTTACCATCTCTTGTAAAAATATTTCCTCTGCATAAACCTCTTGCGCCAAAAGTATTCGGAGATTCTGCCGAGAAAAGCATCCAATCATCAAACTCAAAATCTCTAAAAAACCACATAGAATGGTCTAAACTAGCGGTCATTGTATTCCCAAAATTATACTCTTTTGCATTGGGGTTAAAAGCCGCATTTAATACATTGTAGTCAGAAATATAGGTCAAAATTTGATGTTTCATTCGCATATCCATCTCAGGAATATCACCTTTTAATTTAAACCAAATTTCCTCTTTTGCAGGTAAGTTTTCACGCTCTAGAGGATTCGAAGCACGCACGGGTTTAAAATCGATAGGTCTTTCTATACTT is a window of Polaribacter litorisediminis DNA encoding:
- a CDS encoding T9SS type A sorting domain-containing protein, whose translation is MKKYFFLWFLCINSLINAQVDYSDSWEDFYSYNNVKDFVKVDNIIYALVDNAVFTFDEITSEISKFSSIQGLSGETTSAIYYSTTFKRLVIGYENGLVEVIDENESITISSDIVNFSQSGQKRINHISEFGNTLYLSTPFAIVEYNIEKLEFGDTFFIGNASTSLVINETVLFNDKIYAVTEDGIFNADVTSNLLIDFNNWQQQFLRRNFSSIKIFNNQIYVTEGNRLFILSDNTLTLVRDFFEPIIGLNASSSHVTITLKNKVLVWDVSQNQIFEFQGNLDFDFTTTSAFFENNTMYIGTEEFGILKTTATELNTYQEIHPEGPLENSVFSIAVKNNNLWVVYGGYNATYTPAQNRKGFSHFNGENWINTKFDPNFPIIDLNHISIDPNAENKVYISSMGDTRDINSVATGGLLVVENDEISVFYNHLNSGLTDLEPTIPNRVTVRITGTTFDNEGNLWVANISRTEELKKLSPTGQWSSFDISSLQTIFAFGLSDVAIDNNNTVWIGTRRNGVYAYNERGNRKRALIATPNLGNLPDTDVLTIAVDSGNSVWLGTRSGMVVFRNAGAVFDANVLNARPVIIEENGVGERLLGDQRVNSIVVDGADNKWFGTDNGGVLYTNPSGQVTLGNFSKQNSPLPSNRILKIRVDNDNGKVYFATDKGIVAYNSNVSPFGDVLADVYAYPNPALKNHQTITIDGRNGTNLPKGTNVKILDVAGNLVYETNVIEGQEVQGGKVVWNKKNLAGNNVASGIYIVLLSNEDGSETATTKIAIVN
- the recO gene encoding DNA repair protein RecO codes for the protein MAIVNTKAIVLSAIKYGDTSLIVKCYTEEEGVKTYLIRGVLKPKKKGIKVAYFQPLTQLKMVANHNSKNTLNAIKEVQVHHPYKTIHSDIVKQSMVLFLSEVLSSSIQEEEQNKTLYAYLETAFIWLDTHDKIVNFHLLFLLNLTGFLGFYPDLSEKDKIGFNLLEGNFSDSTQDKNVIYRNDFYQFKKLLGINFNRLETVTYSKDERQLVLQVIIKYYALHLDSFRNPKSLQILETVFS
- a CDS encoding SdpI family protein, producing MNSMTYVLTTNGVLFLISLLFWKFPPKKINRLYGYRTYKAMLNQQIWDFANSTFNQTFLMYSGFSFLGGLLLASFSAKELSWEPMVLVMLSIIVSIIKTERALNDTFTEEGKKKK